From a region of the Fimbriiglobus ruber genome:
- a CDS encoding beta-galactosidase trimerization domain-containing protein — MKRLSHVICWIGLSLTALTPPASAQPPAPDIWAAAVLPQPFDKTPFRPIKVPAWVQDTVGCGYCLSVMDGKARAAAAAHGVGLSEMGFVDPFYAYYDSKLLKKRSPHVPPDRLLKDVAEYKKLGVRILGVYPPCLQGEVYETHKDWRRIATNTTVIPQIDMKQYPHGGMLCLLGPYGDFFIDVLAEILTTFPDVDAFSFDGLHYGGVCYCEHCRKNYKAETGGEIPALDMNDPAFRRYQHWADRRMEDLVRRMQTRLKGIKPEVALVTWTTNAGRFGHFLDIPRNMPARMNLLLDAPDQEFWLDETNRGTTVVPAFANAYIWATTNHRVAFSEPYILSHGNPYGKDSFPPHEIERRMMLALTYGASPSIAVAQPTHLQADLYKCMDAVTARKPWLTHKTPEPWAVIVMSDNTRNFYGRSSGKVEERYLSAVFGTFRAAVEEHLPVNVIADWNLTDADLAKYKVLILPNTACLDDTQAAAVARFVRNGGGLVASLDTSLFDEFGTPRKGFALGEVFGIEYRGPAVSSQGAKEDLDVNFAKSIGPDYWEKRKSVFDFRQDAGSFLNQGKMKTYVGDQPVTFKGPALRVAAGTGTKTVGTMRAKSTAGAAEYPAVVTNTYGKGRVVYLASGLDAGYYSYSYPYQRLVLKHAIGWAAGDATPPMTVEAPMCVHATLMRQVKDGERLVAHLFSDLNTTAHHALPQDDVPLREEAVPIHDIAITFAPQYRFKSVHLEPGGKALEMQKTATGTRVVVPRLDVHAMVVGELEAAR, encoded by the coding sequence ATGAAGCGTCTTTCCCATGTGATCTGTTGGATCGGCCTATCCCTCACCGCACTGACCCCTCCCGCCTCCGCCCAGCCTCCCGCCCCCGACATCTGGGCCGCCGCCGTACTCCCGCAGCCGTTCGACAAGACACCTTTCCGCCCCATCAAAGTACCGGCCTGGGTGCAGGACACGGTCGGCTGCGGCTACTGCCTCTCGGTGATGGACGGCAAGGCCCGGGCGGCCGCGGCGGCACACGGCGTCGGGCTCAGCGAGATGGGCTTCGTCGACCCGTTTTACGCCTATTACGACAGCAAGCTCCTCAAGAAACGAAGCCCACACGTTCCGCCGGACCGGCTGTTGAAGGATGTCGCCGAGTACAAGAAGCTGGGCGTCCGCATCCTGGGTGTTTACCCGCCCTGTCTTCAGGGCGAAGTGTACGAGACGCACAAGGACTGGCGGCGGATCGCGACCAACACCACCGTCATTCCCCAGATCGACATGAAGCAGTACCCGCACGGCGGGATGCTCTGCCTGCTCGGGCCTTACGGGGACTTCTTCATCGACGTGTTGGCCGAGATCCTGACGACTTTTCCGGACGTGGATGCTTTCAGCTTCGACGGCCTCCATTACGGCGGCGTCTGCTACTGCGAACACTGCCGCAAGAACTACAAGGCCGAAACCGGCGGCGAGATCCCGGCCCTCGACATGAATGACCCGGCCTTCCGCCGGTACCAGCATTGGGCCGACCGGCGGATGGAAGATCTGGTTCGCCGGATGCAAACGCGGCTCAAGGGGATCAAACCCGAGGTCGCCCTGGTGACGTGGACGACGAACGCCGGTCGGTTCGGGCACTTCCTGGACATTCCGCGAAACATGCCCGCGCGGATGAACCTCCTGCTCGACGCCCCCGACCAGGAATTCTGGCTGGACGAGACCAACCGCGGCACCACCGTCGTGCCGGCCTTCGCCAACGCCTACATCTGGGCGACCACCAACCACCGCGTTGCGTTCAGCGAGCCGTACATCCTCAGCCACGGCAACCCTTACGGGAAGGACAGCTTCCCCCCGCACGAAATCGAGCGGCGGATGATGCTGGCCCTGACCTACGGTGCATCCCCAAGCATCGCCGTCGCCCAGCCAACGCACCTCCAGGCAGACTTGTACAAGTGCATGGACGCCGTGACCGCGCGCAAGCCGTGGTTGACGCACAAGACGCCGGAGCCGTGGGCGGTCATCGTGATGAGCGACAACACCCGGAACTTTTACGGCCGCTCGTCCGGCAAGGTCGAGGAACGCTACCTGTCGGCCGTGTTCGGCACCTTCCGGGCGGCCGTCGAGGAACATCTCCCCGTCAACGTAATCGCCGACTGGAACCTGACGGACGCCGACCTCGCGAAGTACAAGGTGCTGATCCTTCCCAACACCGCCTGCTTGGACGACACCCAAGCCGCCGCGGTCGCGCGGTTCGTGCGCAACGGCGGCGGTCTCGTCGCCAGTCTGGATACGAGCCTATTCGACGAGTTCGGTACGCCCAGGAAGGGATTTGCTCTCGGAGAGGTATTCGGCATCGAGTACCGCGGCCCGGCCGTCTCGTCCCAGGGAGCCAAGGAAGATCTCGACGTCAACTTCGCGAAATCGATCGGCCCGGACTACTGGGAGAAGCGGAAAAGTGTGTTCGATTTCCGTCAGGACGCCGGATCGTTCTTGAACCAGGGGAAGATGAAGACTTACGTGGGGGACCAGCCCGTCACGTTCAAGGGACCGGCCTTACGGGTTGCCGCGGGCACCGGGACCAAGACCGTGGGAACAATGCGGGCGAAAAGCACGGCCGGAGCGGCCGAATACCCGGCCGTCGTCACCAACACTTACGGCAAAGGGCGCGTCGTCTACCTGGCGTCCGGGCTCGACGCCGGGTACTACTCGTACTCCTACCCATATCAACGCCTGGTCCTCAAGCACGCGATCGGCTGGGCCGCGGGAGACGCCACGCCGCCGATGACGGTCGAGGCCCCGATGTGTGTTCACGCGACACTGATGCGGCAGGTCAAAGACGGCGAACGGCTCGTCGCGCATCTGTTCAGCGACCTCAACACGACCGCCCACCACGCGCTGCCCCAGGACGACGTACCGTTGCGCGAGGAAGCCGTGCCGATCCACGACATCGCGATCACCTTCGCCCCGCAGTACCGCTTCAAATCCGTCCACCTCGAACCGGGCGGCAAGGCGCTGGAAATGCAAAAGACTGCCACCGGAACCCGCGTCGTCGTGCCCCGGCTCGACGTTCATGCGATGGTGGTGGGCGAACTCGAAGCTGCCCGGTAA
- a CDS encoding D-alanyl-D-alanine carboxypeptidase family protein — MVRRLLPALALLAFLTPTTVTAQSEKPPTKTAADPLDGPPYVTAKAWVVMDGKTGKVLRGGNEAEARPMASTSKIMTAWVVLRLAAADPKVLDEVVTYSERAAKTTGSSAKLLVGEKVPVKELLYGLLLPSGNDAAVALGEHFGPRFKGSSDGEGDSLQQFVAELNRRAKSLGLKEMAYKDPNGLSSGNVSSACDLAALTLEAMKDERFRKYVSTRRHECEVTEPDGGKRKVTWTNTNKLLDIEGYEGVKTGTTTPAGNCLVASAKRGDDRLILVVLGSTSVDGRYTDARNLFRWAWLEHGAKGGK; from the coding sequence ATGGTCCGCCGACTCCTGCCGGCATTGGCACTTCTGGCATTCCTGACGCCGACAACCGTGACGGCGCAATCCGAGAAACCCCCGACAAAAACCGCCGCCGACCCGCTCGACGGGCCGCCGTATGTGACCGCCAAAGCGTGGGTCGTAATGGACGGGAAGACTGGCAAGGTGCTGCGGGGCGGCAACGAAGCCGAGGCCCGGCCGATGGCCAGCACGTCCAAGATCATGACGGCGTGGGTCGTTCTCCGCCTGGCCGCCGCCGACCCCAAGGTGCTGGACGAGGTCGTCACGTACTCCGAACGCGCGGCCAAGACGACCGGCAGTTCGGCCAAGCTCCTCGTCGGCGAGAAGGTGCCCGTGAAGGAATTGCTGTACGGGCTGTTGCTGCCGTCCGGCAACGACGCGGCCGTCGCGCTGGGCGAGCATTTCGGGCCGCGGTTCAAGGGATCTTCGGACGGAGAAGGAGACAGCCTACAGCAGTTCGTGGCGGAACTGAATCGGCGGGCCAAGTCGCTCGGCCTCAAGGAAATGGCTTACAAGGACCCCAACGGGCTGAGCAGCGGGAACGTGTCGAGCGCATGCGACCTCGCCGCACTCACTTTGGAAGCGATGAAGGACGAGCGATTCCGGAAATACGTTTCTACGCGCCGGCACGAGTGCGAAGTGACCGAACCGGACGGCGGAAAGCGGAAAGTGACCTGGACGAATACCAACAAGTTGCTCGACATCGAAGGGTACGAAGGCGTCAAGACGGGGACGACTACGCCGGCCGGGAATTGCCTCGTCGCCAGTGCCAAGCGAGGCGACGACCGCCTGATCCTGGTCGTACTCGGGTCGACCTCGGTGGACGGGCGGTATACCGACGCCCGTAACCTGTTCCGGTGGGCGTGGCTGGAACACGGTGCGAAGGGTGGAAAGTAA
- a CDS encoding sialidase family protein → MFIFDKPPTPSCHASTLLEVEPGKLLAAWFGGRDEGAKDVQIWSSRFDGAAWSTPEVIGTEPGFPCWNPVLFQTAKGTLWLWYKAGPSPMTWTGYSRKSPDGGKTWSKPEMLPAGCYGPVRAKPIRLADGTILAGTSVESHRCWTPYVDRSTDDGETWLRSNAFSTKDGHNQIQPTLFEGKDGTIVVLMRSKSPRKICRSESRDGGKTFTPAEPTELANPSAGIDCVKTRADDVFLIYNPTPMLRTPISLARSTDDGKTWAKVVDLETELGEFSYPAMIESAKGTLEIAYTWHRKHIKHVSVDPTKYRG, encoded by the coding sequence ATGTTCATCTTCGACAAACCGCCGACCCCGTCGTGTCACGCGTCGACGCTTTTGGAAGTCGAGCCGGGTAAGTTGTTGGCCGCGTGGTTCGGCGGTCGCGACGAGGGCGCGAAGGACGTCCAGATCTGGTCCAGCCGGTTTGACGGTGCGGCGTGGTCGACGCCGGAGGTGATCGGGACCGAGCCGGGTTTCCCGTGCTGGAATCCCGTCCTGTTCCAGACCGCCAAGGGCACGCTCTGGCTCTGGTATAAAGCCGGTCCGTCGCCGATGACCTGGACGGGCTATTCGCGCAAATCCCCCGACGGCGGCAAGACGTGGTCCAAGCCCGAGATGCTGCCGGCCGGGTGTTACGGCCCGGTCCGCGCGAAGCCGATCCGCCTCGCCGACGGCACGATTCTGGCCGGCACTTCCGTGGAGAGCCACCGCTGCTGGACGCCCTACGTCGACCGCTCCACCGACGACGGCGAGACTTGGCTGCGGTCGAACGCGTTCTCCACCAAGGATGGGCACAACCAGATCCAGCCGACGCTGTTCGAGGGGAAAGACGGCACGATCGTCGTACTAATGCGGTCGAAGAGCCCGCGCAAGATTTGCCGTTCGGAGTCACGCGACGGCGGCAAGACGTTCACACCCGCGGAGCCGACCGAACTGGCCAACCCGAGCGCGGGCATCGATTGCGTCAAGACGCGGGCCGACGACGTGTTCCTGATCTACAACCCGACGCCGATGCTCCGCACGCCGATCAGCCTCGCCCGCTCGACCGACGACGGGAAGACGTGGGCCAAAGTCGTCGACTTGGAGACTGAACTCGGTGAATTCTCGTACCCGGCAATGATCGAGAGCGCCAAGGGCACACTCGAAATCGCGTACACCTGGCACCGCAAGCACATCAAACACGTCAGCGTCGATCCGACGAAGTACAGAGGTTAG
- a CDS encoding indolepyruvate ferredoxin oxidoreductase subunit alpha → MAFVVTEPCSDCKYTDCVVVCPCECFYQDEKQLYINPDPCIDCGACAPECPVEALFLDRDIPPQWQDYIEINRARVAELIQLGTAHMTDKLPPLEGPGCRKV, encoded by the coding sequence ATGGCGTTCGTCGTCACCGAACCGTGTTCGGACTGCAAGTACACCGACTGCGTGGTGGTCTGTCCTTGCGAGTGTTTCTACCAGGACGAAAAGCAACTCTACATCAATCCCGACCCGTGCATCGACTGCGGCGCGTGCGCCCCGGAGTGTCCGGTCGAGGCGCTGTTCCTAGATCGGGACATTCCGCCGCAGTGGCAGGATTACATCGAAATCAACCGGGCGCGAGTCGCCGAGTTGATTCAACTCGGCACCGCGCACATGACCGACAAACTCCCGCCGCTCGAAGGGCCGGGGTGCCGAAAGGTCTGA
- a CDS encoding alpha/beta hydrolase family protein — protein sequence MFRAVWATGLAIALLASITDLRAQAPAAKRPITHADYEIWNTMTGVKLSPDGRYLAYRLAPPEGDADIVIRTLTTGAEIRIPTGGRPATPPATPADPSAPPPEPAPAPEATAGTGPAGGPQFSPDSKLLLVPLTPTKAELDKAKADKVKTDEMPKAALAIIELETGKIVTRVEHVRAFSVYGPGTGLLVYQKEPKPEDMPKTDTRPKEVAPAPAQPRGPGTRQRPPGAGGPTGGATPAPRLTFGTDLVVRNLATGSETLFADVAEYSITKDVKQIVFTVQSKSAGRNGVYVAPLTGAAVPTALTSSLGRFSRLTWNEGQSKLAFFVGDPPPAPPPSAAVTGAVAVPAPGPTKVRVFVWDRTATPPVVNPMAVVASAVVHVAGAAPAEEILGASVPGLKSGWAIVDRSGLRFSTDGLKLEVATAPVLSRESVAAPETPPSAPAEPPAATPGTPRGPARADADKVELDIWHWKDDYVQPMQKIRSAADRMRTYRAVYFLDTKQFRHLSDADTDVFVPSHGDWGLASNDKRFRGQQWLSPTPRDYSLVNVRTGEAKPILAGQDSAVFRSPDGKSLVAFDGHDWHGLSVPVGQKANLTAKLPTTFFNEEFDSPSTPPPYGMAGWTNDGKYALLEDRFDIWKVAIDGSEAVNLTGTGTGKNRKIRYRHVRLAEPEEGEDRGVDLTKPMLLAVENLVTHDTGFYRMEPGSRPKLLVMGARRYGTPTKAKSADTMIFTVSTFYDHPDYYVADKDFHEIRRVTNANPKVREFNWGKAELIHYHSADGAPLSGILIKPEDFDPMKKYPMMVYIYERLSGGLHNFTLPKAGTSINPTYYASNGYLVFMPDIKYTVGAPGQSALKCVLPAIQAVADKGYVNEAAIGIQGHSWGGYQIAYLVTQTGRFKAAAAGAPVSDMVSAYGGIRWGTGLPRQFQYERTQSRIGKTLWETPMKYIENSPIFMADRVQTPLMMLHNDQDDAVPWYQGIEYYLALRRLGKEVYLLNYNGELHGLRKKANQRDYTLRMQQFFDHHLKGAPAPEWMAKGVPYNERDKEKEQWKKLFGLEKKAQ from the coding sequence ATGTTCCGCGCCGTGTGGGCGACCGGGCTCGCTATAGCACTTCTCGCATCCATAACCGACCTGCGTGCCCAGGCACCGGCCGCCAAACGGCCGATCACGCACGCGGATTACGAAATCTGGAACACGATGACCGGCGTCAAGCTGTCGCCCGACGGCCGGTATCTGGCGTACCGCCTCGCTCCGCCCGAAGGGGACGCGGACATCGTAATCCGGACTTTGACCACGGGGGCCGAGATCCGCATCCCGACCGGCGGTCGACCGGCCACGCCGCCCGCGACTCCCGCCGATCCTTCGGCACCACCCCCGGAACCGGCCCCCGCGCCGGAAGCGACAGCCGGCACCGGTCCGGCCGGCGGACCACAGTTTTCGCCGGACTCGAAGTTGCTCCTCGTCCCGCTCACGCCGACCAAGGCGGAGTTGGACAAGGCAAAAGCCGACAAGGTGAAAACGGACGAGATGCCGAAGGCGGCGCTGGCCATCATTGAGTTGGAGACTGGCAAGATCGTGACGCGGGTCGAACACGTGCGGGCGTTCAGCGTATACGGGCCGGGCACCGGCTTGTTGGTCTATCAGAAGGAACCGAAGCCGGAAGACATGCCGAAGACCGACACGCGCCCGAAAGAAGTCGCCCCGGCTCCCGCACAACCCCGCGGTCCGGGAACCCGCCAGCGACCACCAGGAGCCGGCGGTCCGACCGGCGGTGCCACACCTGCCCCACGCCTCACGTTCGGCACCGATCTCGTCGTGCGCAACCTGGCGACCGGGTCAGAAACGCTCTTCGCCGACGTAGCCGAGTATTCGATCACCAAGGATGTCAAACAGATCGTCTTCACGGTCCAATCGAAATCGGCCGGTCGGAACGGTGTTTACGTGGCCCCGCTGACCGGGGCCGCGGTGCCGACCGCGCTAACCAGCAGTCTGGGCCGATTTTCCCGGCTCACCTGGAACGAAGGGCAGAGCAAGCTCGCGTTCTTCGTGGGCGATCCACCGCCGGCCCCGCCGCCCAGTGCGGCCGTGACTGGGGCCGTCGCAGTACCCGCGCCCGGGCCGACGAAGGTGCGGGTATTCGTCTGGGACCGAACCGCTACGCCACCAGTCGTCAACCCAATGGCGGTGGTCGCGTCGGCAGTGGTTCATGTCGCGGGGGCTGCCCCGGCCGAAGAAATTCTCGGCGCGAGCGTACCCGGGCTGAAATCGGGCTGGGCCATCGTCGACCGCAGCGGGTTACGCTTTTCGACCGACGGACTGAAGCTGGAAGTCGCCACCGCTCCGGTCTTGTCGCGCGAGTCGGTGGCCGCCCCCGAAACACCGCCTTCTGCTCCGGCTGAGCCGCCCGCGGCCACTCCCGGCACCCCTCGCGGGCCAGCCCGTGCGGACGCGGACAAAGTCGAACTCGATATCTGGCACTGGAAGGATGACTACGTCCAGCCGATGCAGAAAATCCGCTCCGCGGCCGACCGCATGCGGACCTACCGCGCTGTGTATTTCCTCGACACCAAACAGTTCCGCCACCTGTCCGACGCGGACACGGACGTGTTCGTGCCCAGTCACGGTGACTGGGGTCTCGCGTCGAACGACAAGCGGTTCCGCGGTCAGCAGTGGCTCTCGCCGACCCCGCGCGACTATTCGCTGGTCAACGTTCGCACGGGCGAAGCCAAACCGATCCTGGCGGGCCAGGACTCCGCCGTCTTCCGGTCCCCGGACGGCAAATCGCTGGTCGCGTTCGATGGCCATGACTGGCACGGACTCTCGGTCCCAGTCGGGCAGAAGGCCAACCTGACGGCCAAGCTCCCGACGACCTTCTTCAACGAGGAGTTCGACAGCCCATCCACCCCGCCACCTTACGGCATGGCCGGCTGGACGAACGACGGGAAATACGCCCTGCTCGAAGACCGGTTCGACATCTGGAAGGTCGCCATCGATGGGAGTGAAGCCGTGAACCTGACGGGTACTGGGACCGGCAAAAATCGCAAGATCCGATACCGGCACGTCCGGCTCGCCGAGCCCGAAGAGGGCGAGGACCGCGGCGTCGACCTGACGAAGCCCATGCTGCTGGCGGTCGAAAATCTCGTCACGCACGACACCGGCTTCTACCGCATGGAACCGGGGTCCAGGCCCAAGCTGCTCGTGATGGGAGCCCGGCGGTACGGCACGCCGACCAAGGCCAAGTCCGCCGACACCATGATCTTCACCGTCTCCACCTTCTACGACCACCCGGACTACTACGTCGCCGACAAGGACTTTCACGAGATCCGCCGGGTGACCAACGCGAACCCGAAGGTGCGCGAATTCAACTGGGGCAAGGCGGAACTGATCCACTACCACTCGGCCGACGGTGCCCCGCTGAGCGGCATCCTGATCAAGCCGGAAGACTTCGACCCGATGAAGAAATACCCGATGATGGTGTACATCTACGAGCGGCTGTCGGGCGGCCTACATAACTTCACTCTCCCGAAAGCCGGCACGTCGATCAACCCGACGTACTACGCCAGTAACGGCTATCTGGTGTTCATGCCCGATATCAAATACACCGTCGGCGCGCCCGGCCAAAGTGCCCTGAAGTGCGTCCTCCCGGCAATTCAGGCGGTCGCCGATAAGGGCTACGTGAACGAGGCGGCCATCGGCATCCAAGGCCACTCTTGGGGCGGGTATCAGATCGCATACCTGGTGACACAGACGGGCCGCTTCAAGGCGGCGGCCGCCGGGGCCCCGGTGTCGGACATGGTTAGTGCCTACGGCGGCATCCGCTGGGGGACGGGCCTACCGCGGCAGTTTCAGTACGAGCGAACGCAGAGCCGGATCGGCAAGACGCTCTGGGAGACCCCGATGAAGTACATCGAAAACTCACCCATCTTCATGGCCGACCGGGTCCAGACGCCGCTGATGATGCTCCACAACGACCAGGACGACGCGGTCCCCTGGTATCAGGGCATCGAGTACTATCTGGCCCTCCGCCGACTCGGCAAGGAAGTCTACCTGTTGAACTACAACGGCGAACTGCACGGCTTGCGAAAGAAAGCCAACCAGCGGGATTACACCCTGCGAATGCAGCAGTTCTTCGACCATCACCTCAAGGGCGCGCCCGCGCCCGAGTGGATGGCGAAGGGGGTGCCTTACAACGAGCGGGACAAGGAGAAAGAACAGTGGAAGAAGCTGTTCGGCCTGGAGAAGAAAGCACAGTGA
- a CDS encoding mandelate racemase/muconate lactonizing enzyme family protein produces MKIADLRLTGLAGGTVEGGWTAELTPEDNLHTIVEVITDDGRVGVGSAMTSVALVAAAGKLLRPFLIGERADEPARVSEKLRQHTFWQGRGGSVEHAISGIDIALWDLFGKICNQPVARLLGGVYRNRIKPYGSLLFDEPEPLGEKLKQAVARGFRAIKLGWKPFGRRDAKTDELLVRTARDVVGPNVELMVDAGGSDAYWPHGYKWALRTAQMLAGYDVTWFEEALPPDDLAGFVELRLHSPIPITTGEVLTRRQSFWPYIQAHAADILQPDCTKCGGLTEAWRIGWMAYEHNIQLVPHGWNTAVGLAADLHLTAALPVASYVEFITPSPYVDDLIVNPFRPDADGMLTLPDKPGLGIELNQETLKQYGVRV; encoded by the coding sequence ATGAAGATCGCCGACCTTCGGTTGACCGGCCTGGCCGGGGGCACCGTCGAGGGCGGGTGGACCGCCGAACTCACCCCCGAAGATAACCTCCACACCATCGTCGAAGTCATCACCGACGACGGCCGCGTCGGGGTCGGCAGCGCGATGACGAGTGTGGCCCTGGTCGCGGCCGCGGGCAAGCTCCTCCGCCCGTTCCTGATCGGCGAGCGGGCCGACGAACCGGCCCGTGTGTCCGAGAAACTTCGCCAGCATACCTTTTGGCAGGGCCGCGGCGGGTCCGTCGAACACGCCATCAGCGGCATCGACATCGCCCTGTGGGATCTCTTTGGCAAGATCTGCAACCAACCCGTCGCCCGCCTCCTTGGGGGCGTTTACCGGAACCGGATCAAGCCCTACGGGTCGTTGCTATTCGACGAACCGGAGCCGTTGGGCGAGAAGCTGAAGCAGGCGGTCGCGCGGGGGTTTCGGGCGATCAAGCTCGGGTGGAAGCCGTTCGGGCGGCGGGACGCCAAGACGGACGAACTCCTCGTTCGCACGGCCCGCGACGTCGTCGGCCCGAACGTCGAGTTAATGGTCGACGCCGGCGGAAGCGACGCCTACTGGCCGCACGGGTACAAGTGGGCACTGCGGACGGCCCAGATGTTAGCGGGGTATGACGTGACCTGGTTCGAGGAGGCGCTGCCGCCCGACGACCTCGCCGGTTTCGTCGAACTCCGACTGCATTCGCCGATCCCCATCACTACTGGCGAAGTCCTGACCCGGCGGCAGAGCTTCTGGCCGTACATCCAGGCCCACGCGGCCGATATCCTGCAACCGGACTGCACCAAGTGCGGCGGACTGACGGAGGCCTGGCGGATCGGCTGGATGGCTTACGAGCATAACATCCAACTCGTCCCACACGGCTGGAACACGGCCGTCGGCCTCGCCGCCGACCTACACCTGACGGCCGCCTTACCGGTCGCGAGCTACGTCGAGTTCATCACCCCATCCCCTTACGTTGACGACCTGATCGTGAACCCGTTCCGGCCGGACGCCGACGGCATGCTCACGCTTCCGGACAAACCAGGCCTGGGTATTGAGTTGAATCAGGAGACATTGAAGCAGTACGGTGTGAGGGTGTAG